A stretch of the Sneathiella limimaris genome encodes the following:
- a CDS encoding 2-aminoethylphosphonate--pyruvate transaminase has product MEYHTSEGTFQVGEEPYLLTPGPLTTAISTKAAMLKDWGSWDDDFKAVTAEIRSRLIAMCGGEGTYDCVPMQGSGTFSVEAALASFIPRDGKALVLMNGAYGGRAAKTLEYIGRDYIALDKGDYLPPMPEEVEAILSENQDVTHVVAIHCETSSGILNPLKGISDVVQAAGRKLIVDSMSAFGALPIDVSDIPFEALVSSANKCIEGVPGFGFVLAKKAALEAAEGNSHSLSLDLYDQWSYMNKTGQWRFTPPTHTVVAFLEALRLHEAEGGVAGRNARYVSNRDILVSGMRRIGFETLLEDEWLSPIITTFFSPRDHKFDFNRFYNEIKSRGFIIYPGKLTVADSFRVGCIGALDATVMKGVLKAVEESCAVMGVTEFGPPDGVK; this is encoded by the coding sequence ATGGAATATCATACATCTGAAGGGACTTTTCAGGTTGGGGAAGAGCCTTATCTGCTGACACCAGGTCCTTTGACAACAGCAATCTCCACTAAAGCTGCGATGTTGAAAGACTGGGGGTCCTGGGATGATGATTTCAAGGCCGTTACTGCCGAAATTCGTAGTCGTCTTATTGCGATGTGTGGGGGGGAGGGAACATACGATTGTGTTCCCATGCAAGGGAGTGGGACCTTCTCGGTTGAGGCAGCCTTGGCATCGTTCATTCCTAGAGACGGAAAAGCTCTTGTTCTGATGAATGGCGCTTACGGCGGGCGTGCTGCCAAGACGTTAGAATATATTGGTCGGGACTATATCGCGCTTGATAAGGGCGATTATCTACCGCCAATGCCTGAAGAGGTGGAAGCAATCCTGAGCGAAAATCAGGACGTAACGCATGTTGTTGCCATCCATTGCGAAACCAGTTCCGGTATTCTGAACCCTTTAAAAGGCATTTCCGATGTGGTTCAGGCTGCGGGCCGCAAATTGATTGTTGATAGCATGAGTGCTTTTGGCGCTTTGCCTATTGATGTCTCTGATATTCCCTTCGAAGCCCTGGTCTCCTCTGCTAACAAATGCATCGAAGGTGTTCCAGGATTTGGGTTTGTGCTTGCCAAGAAGGCTGCTCTTGAAGCGGCTGAAGGCAACAGTCATTCGTTGAGCCTCGATCTTTATGATCAGTGGTCTTATATGAATAAAACTGGACAGTGGCGTTTTACACCACCTACCCACACTGTTGTCGCGTTTTTGGAAGCTCTTCGTCTGCATGAGGCAGAAGGAGGTGTCGCTGGGCGAAACGCGCGTTATGTTTCGAATAGAGATATATTGGTTTCGGGTATGCGTCGAATTGGTTTCGAAACCCTCTTGGAAGATGAATGGTTATCGCCTATTATCACGACATTCTTTAGTCCACGTGATCACAAATTCGACTTCAATCGGTTTTACAATGAAATCAAGTCACGTGGGTTTATCATATACCCTGGCAAACTGACAGTAGCTGACAGCTTTCGTGTAGGGTGCATCGGTGCATTGGACGCAACTGTTATGAAGGGCGTGCTAAAAGCCGTTGAAGAAAGCTGTGCAGTGATGGGAGTAACCGAATTTGGGCCTCCCGATGGAGTGAAATAG
- the pbfA gene encoding aspartate aminotransferase family protein — protein sequence MSSTLRPHQSEGDVNLSPRRREWAEQNIDETSKSLLERDAKSFLHQSVSTPCLNTISKAEGPYIYDGQGRKLLDFHGNNVHHIGYGHPKLKEAITRQMNDLPFAPRRFTCEPAVELAEKLAAVSPGDLSKVLYATGGSDAIEMALKVARAKTGRFKTISFWDAFHGAGFGASSIGGEQLFRGQAIGPLLPGTEHVAPYACYRCPYGYEVNAQGEPDLPTCKMTCANMVRYVLEKEGNVAAVIAEPARAVPYTPPPGFWKEVRQACNEAGALLIFDEIPTGLGKTGRFFACDHDEVVPDILVMGKALGGGILPIAATLCHPDLDVLGEYAIGHYTHEKNPVTTRAALTTIEIIEEEGLVENAATVGVYALERMQDMKARFPVVGDVRGRGFLLGMELVTDQETKNPATDTAEEILYKSFDAGLSFKTTMGNVLTFTPSLVTSLKEMEFAMDVIENGLRDLTY from the coding sequence ATGTCCTCAACCTTGCGTCCTCATCAATCAGAGGGGGACGTCAATTTATCTCCCCGACGTCGGGAGTGGGCTGAACAGAATATTGATGAAACCTCTAAATCCCTGCTAGAAAGAGATGCCAAATCTTTTCTCCATCAGTCCGTTTCGACCCCGTGTTTGAATACGATTTCAAAAGCAGAAGGTCCCTACATCTATGATGGTCAGGGACGTAAGCTTCTCGATTTTCATGGTAACAATGTTCATCATATCGGATATGGCCATCCTAAGTTGAAGGAGGCGATTACCCGGCAAATGAACGACCTTCCTTTCGCGCCTCGGCGTTTCACTTGTGAACCTGCTGTGGAGTTGGCAGAAAAACTGGCGGCGGTATCTCCAGGTGATCTATCCAAGGTACTTTATGCAACGGGTGGATCCGATGCGATTGAGATGGCTTTAAAAGTAGCTCGGGCCAAGACTGGGCGCTTTAAAACAATCTCTTTTTGGGATGCGTTTCACGGAGCCGGTTTTGGGGCTTCTAGTATCGGTGGGGAACAGCTCTTTAGGGGGCAGGCGATCGGACCACTACTTCCGGGAACAGAACATGTTGCGCCATATGCCTGCTATCGTTGCCCCTATGGATATGAAGTCAATGCGCAGGGAGAGCCCGATCTGCCAACATGTAAAATGACCTGCGCCAACATGGTTCGCTACGTGCTCGAAAAAGAAGGGAATGTTGCTGCTGTGATTGCGGAACCGGCGCGTGCTGTACCCTATACACCGCCGCCAGGTTTTTGGAAGGAAGTCCGGCAGGCCTGTAATGAAGCAGGTGCACTCCTAATTTTTGACGAGATCCCCACAGGGCTTGGAAAAACAGGACGCTTCTTCGCCTGTGATCATGATGAAGTCGTGCCTGATATTCTTGTTATGGGGAAGGCTCTTGGCGGCGGGATCTTGCCAATCGCCGCAACCTTGTGCCACCCAGATTTGGATGTTTTAGGTGAATATGCCATTGGACATTATACCCACGAGAAAAACCCGGTTACGACCCGAGCAGCTTTAACGACTATTGAAATTATCGAAGAAGAAGGGTTGGTTGAGAATGCTGCAACCGTTGGTGTGTATGCACTTGAGCGGATGCAAGATATGAAGGCTAGATTTCCAGTGGTTGGGGATGTAAGAGGTCGCGGTTTTCTGTTGGGCATGGAACTGGTCACTGATCAAGAAACGAAAAATCCGGCAACTGATACAGCTGAAGAAATTCTTTATAAGTCATTTGATGCTGGACTTAGTTTCAAGACAACAATGGGTAACGTGCTGACGTTTACCCCATCCTTGGTGACGTCTTTGAAAGAGATGGAATTTGCCATGGACGTCATTGAAAATGGACTTCGAGATCTCACTTATTAA
- a CDS encoding putative 2-aminoethylphosphonate ABC transporter permease subunit, with product MTDQALYSAEEVKPKLSRDDWVMRAFILGIGVWLVITLLLPLYAMLSKSFQNKDGGYIGLSNYVEYFSTPALFNSIENSFFIAIVSTIITISLASVFAFVLARSTIPFKGMFKGIALLPLLAPSLLPGISFVYLFGRQGVLKDLLGDYSIYGPIGIVMGEVFYTFPHALMILIAAFSIADARLYEAADVLRTGRIRTFFTVTLPGIKYGLISAIFVVFTLVITDFGIPKVIGGQFNVLATDIYKQVIGQQNFEMGAVVSVVLLIPAIVAFMVDRFVQRKQVAMLTARAVPYEPKPHFWLNTAFFIYCCVIGVMIIGIIGMAGYASFVTFWPYNLELSLNNYNFDIMDGGGWDSFYNSLKMAAYSAIFGTVIIFTGAYMVEKAKGFSLMRSVIQFLCMIPMAVPGMVLGLAYIFFFNHPDNPLGFIYGTMPILVIVTIAHFYTVSHLTSMTALKQMDPEFETVSASLKVPFYKTFIRVTVPVCLPAVLDVSIYLFVNAMTTVSAVIFLYSSDTSLASIAALNMDDAGDVAPAAAMCMVIVATSATVRVLHAILSRGLQMRTQAWRKR from the coding sequence ATGACTGATCAAGCCTTATATTCAGCGGAAGAGGTGAAGCCAAAGCTCAGTCGCGACGATTGGGTGATGAGAGCTTTCATTCTTGGGATAGGTGTGTGGCTGGTTATCACCTTGTTACTTCCGCTCTATGCCATGCTGTCCAAAAGCTTTCAAAACAAAGATGGCGGCTATATTGGGCTGAGTAACTATGTTGAATATTTTTCTACACCTGCGCTTTTTAACAGCATTGAGAATAGCTTCTTTATTGCTATCGTATCCACCATTATCACGATCTCTCTGGCGTCAGTTTTTGCCTTTGTATTAGCCAGATCAACAATTCCCTTCAAAGGAATGTTCAAGGGAATTGCGTTGCTACCCTTGCTAGCGCCATCACTTCTTCCTGGCATATCCTTTGTATATCTGTTTGGCCGGCAAGGCGTCTTGAAAGATTTACTGGGTGATTACAGCATCTACGGCCCAATCGGTATCGTGATGGGAGAGGTCTTTTACACGTTCCCGCACGCATTGATGATCCTGATCGCAGCATTTTCAATTGCTGATGCCCGTCTATATGAAGCAGCTGACGTTCTTCGAACAGGAAGAATTCGGACCTTTTTTACGGTTACGCTTCCAGGGATCAAGTATGGGCTAATTAGTGCCATTTTTGTTGTCTTCACACTGGTCATTACTGATTTTGGTATTCCGAAGGTTATTGGTGGGCAGTTCAACGTTTTGGCGACCGACATCTATAAACAGGTTATCGGTCAGCAGAATTTTGAAATGGGCGCAGTTGTAAGTGTTGTGTTGCTGATCCCAGCCATTGTTGCGTTTATGGTGGATCGCTTCGTTCAGCGAAAACAGGTGGCGATGCTGACGGCGCGGGCCGTTCCGTATGAGCCGAAACCACATTTTTGGTTGAATACGGCTTTCTTTATCTATTGTTGTGTCATTGGCGTGATGATCATCGGGATTATTGGCATGGCAGGCTACGCGTCCTTTGTCACCTTCTGGCCTTATAATCTGGAGCTATCGCTCAATAACTATAACTTCGACATCATGGATGGAGGAGGGTGGGACTCCTTTTATAATTCCCTGAAAATGGCCGCATATAGTGCGATATTCGGAACTGTGATCATCTTTACCGGCGCGTATATGGTTGAGAAAGCAAAAGGTTTTAGCCTGATGCGGTCAGTAATCCAGTTTCTGTGCATGATCCCGATGGCGGTTCCGGGGATGGTTTTGGGCCTGGCATATATCTTCTTCTTCAATCACCCGGATAATCCGCTCGGGTTTATCTACGGGACGATGCCGATCCTGGTAATTGTGACTATTGCTCACTTTTACACAGTTAGTCATCTGACTTCGATGACGGCATTAAAACAGATGGATCCGGAATTCGAGACGGTTTCCGCTTCTTTAAAGGTGCCATTCTATAAAACCTTTATTCGAGTTACGGTCCCTGTATGTCTGCCAGCTGTTCTTGATGTGTCGATTTATCTGTTTGTGAACGCAATGACGACCGTTTCCGCAGTTATTTTCCTTTATTCATCTGATACGTCACTGGCCTCAATCGCTGCCTTGAATATGGATGATGCAGGAGATGTGGCACCTGCTGCGGCCATGTGTATGGTCATTGTAGCCACATCTGCGACTGTGCGAGTCCTTCACGCCATTTTGTCGAGAGGCTTGCAGATGAGAACACAGGCTTGGAGGAAGCGGTAA
- a CDS encoding putative 2-aminoethylphosphonate ABC transporter ATP-binding protein has protein sequence MNENSGTVGGSYLEVRNVTKKFGSFTALKDISLDVNEGEFVCFLGPSGCGKTTLLRAIAGLDIQTHGAVFQAGKEISNLPASERDFGIVFQSYALFPNLTVNDNVGYGLVNIKTGKSKIKERVAELLELVGLPEQGDKYPSQLSGGQQQRVALARALAMSPGLLLLDEPLSALDAKVRVHLRHEMKELQRRLGVTTVMVTHDQEEALTMADRIVVMNNGVIEQVGTPEEIYRNPASAFVAEFVGTMNFLNATKGPDRNIKLGDYTLSLNEEERQKLNGSEILVCIRPEDIVVRGVGEETENSLRVEVKDMEFLGSFWRATLDYGDGASEILADFSINLVRDHNIQRGGEAYISVPSDCIHIFPAEANS, from the coding sequence ATGAATGAAAATTCCGGCACAGTTGGCGGATCCTATCTTGAGGTTCGCAATGTCACCAAAAAATTTGGCAGTTTTACGGCATTAAAAGATATTTCACTGGATGTGAACGAGGGTGAGTTTGTCTGTTTCCTAGGACCTTCCGGTTGCGGTAAAACAACATTGCTCAGGGCAATCGCCGGTTTGGATATTCAGACTCATGGGGCCGTTTTTCAGGCTGGTAAGGAAATTTCGAATTTACCAGCATCAGAACGGGATTTTGGGATCGTGTTTCAGTCCTATGCCCTGTTTCCCAACCTAACTGTTAATGACAATGTGGGGTATGGGCTGGTTAATATCAAAACCGGAAAATCGAAAATTAAGGAGAGAGTAGCCGAGCTCCTTGAACTCGTGGGTCTACCTGAGCAGGGAGATAAATATCCTTCTCAGCTTTCAGGTGGCCAGCAGCAGAGGGTTGCGCTGGCGCGCGCTTTGGCGATGTCACCGGGTCTTCTCCTGCTAGATGAACCGCTTTCTGCGCTGGATGCGAAAGTGCGGGTACACTTGCGCCATGAAATGAAAGAATTGCAGCGTCGCCTTGGGGTTACAACAGTTATGGTGACCCATGATCAGGAAGAGGCCCTGACAATGGCCGACCGAATTGTTGTTATGAATAACGGCGTTATTGAGCAAGTTGGAACGCCAGAAGAAATATACAGAAACCCGGCTAGTGCGTTCGTTGCCGAATTTGTCGGTACAATGAATTTCCTAAATGCAACGAAGGGACCAGACAGAAATATCAAGCTGGGGGATTATACACTCAGCCTGAATGAGGAGGAGCGTCAGAAATTAAACGGTTCTGAAATCCTCGTCTGTATTCGACCGGAAGATATCGTAGTTCGTGGCGTTGGCGAAGAAACTGAAAACTCGCTGCGGGTAGAAGTTAAGGATATGGAGTTCTTGGGCTCTTTCTGGCGGGCGACACTGGACTATGGTGATGGTGCGTCCGAAATTCTAGCTGATTTTTCCATCAATCTGGTCAGGGATCATAATATTCAGCGAGGCGGTGAGGCCTATATATCGGTGCCGTCAGATTGTATTCATATTTTCCCGGCTGAGGCGAACTCATGA
- a CDS encoding putative 2-aminoethylphosphonate ABC transporter substrate-binding protein — protein sequence MATAVSAEELTVYTAVEAEDLKKYAKRFNEDYPDIKINWVRDSTGIITAKLLAEKENPQADIVWGLAATSLMLLKQEGMLEGYSPAGVDKLDPKFKDKANPTTWTGMDAWVASVCFNTVEAEKAGLPMPKSWKDLTKPVYKNQVIMPNPNSSGTGFLDVSSWLQLFGEKDGWAYMDALHENIARYTHSGSKPCKLAAAGEIPIGVSFAFRGAKSKAKGAPLEIIVPTEGVGWDMEATAIIKGTKKLEAAKKLADWSVTKKANEMYNEGYAVVAYPGVAKPVKFFPENIASAMIDNNFEWAASNRKQILAEWQKRYDSKSEAK from the coding sequence ATGGCAACAGCAGTTTCTGCTGAAGAATTGACCGTTTACACGGCGGTTGAGGCAGAAGATCTTAAGAAATATGCGAAACGCTTCAACGAAGACTACCCGGATATTAAAATCAACTGGGTTCGTGATTCTACTGGAATTATCACGGCAAAGCTTCTAGCCGAAAAAGAAAATCCACAGGCTGATATCGTTTGGGGCCTGGCAGCAACAAGCCTGATGCTTCTTAAACAGGAAGGCATGCTTGAAGGTTATTCTCCTGCAGGTGTTGATAAGCTGGATCCTAAATTTAAGGATAAAGCAAACCCAACAACATGGACTGGTATGGATGCTTGGGTTGCATCTGTCTGCTTCAACACAGTAGAGGCGGAAAAGGCTGGCCTGCCGATGCCAAAGTCCTGGAAGGATTTGACAAAGCCTGTTTATAAAAACCAGGTGATCATGCCTAATCCAAACTCTTCAGGAACAGGTTTCCTGGATGTGTCTTCCTGGCTCCAACTTTTCGGTGAGAAAGACGGTTGGGCATATATGGATGCCCTGCATGAAAACATCGCTCGTTACACGCATTCCGGCTCCAAGCCTTGTAAGCTGGCTGCTGCTGGTGAAATTCCAATCGGTGTTTCCTTTGCATTCCGTGGTGCAAAATCCAAAGCTAAAGGTGCGCCTTTGGAGATTATCGTTCCTACAGAAGGTGTCGGTTGGGACATGGAAGCAACTGCTATCATTAAAGGCACAAAGAAACTGGAAGCAGCCAAGAAGCTTGCTGACTGGTCAGTAACCAAGAAAGCCAACGAAATGTATAACGAAGGTTATGCTGTAGTTGCTTATCCAGGTGTTGCGAAACCAGTGAAATTCTTCCCTGAAAACATCGCGTCAGCCATGATTGACAATAACTTTGAATGGGCTGCATCTAATCGGAAGCAGATCCTTGCTGAGTGGCAGAAACGTTACGATTCCAAATCTGAAGCCAAATAA
- a CDS encoding LysR substrate-binding domain-containing protein: MYYSQFRAFHAVATQGGFSKAADHLGLTQPAVSDQVKKLEERFNVLLFNRHKRTVQLTPLGHQLLEITQKSFQLETQAIDLLNAHQSLEKGHINVAADTPLHIIPLIGKFKKSFGGISVSLRMGVADQIIAGLLDFSYDIGIVADMPNDPRFHAITLCEDPLVAFVAKSHPLAKTDTITLKELSDYPLIIREPGSRTRDHTEEEFRNADLHMNIVMEVQGREAAREAVAAEIGVGIVSEPEFGHDNRLKALKLTDCKATMTESLVCLKEKKPLKPITAFFNVHSS, translated from the coding sequence ATGTACTACTCCCAATTCAGGGCCTTTCATGCCGTTGCAACCCAAGGCGGCTTCTCAAAGGCAGCTGATCATCTTGGCCTTACTCAGCCGGCTGTCTCCGATCAAGTCAAGAAACTGGAAGAGCGCTTTAACGTCCTCCTATTTAACCGGCACAAAAGGACCGTCCAACTAACACCGCTAGGTCATCAACTGTTGGAAATCACCCAAAAATCCTTTCAGCTGGAAACACAAGCCATTGATCTTTTGAATGCCCATCAAAGTCTGGAAAAAGGTCACATCAATGTGGCTGCCGACACGCCTCTTCACATCATACCCCTAATTGGCAAATTTAAGAAAAGTTTTGGTGGTATTTCTGTCAGCCTTAGGATGGGTGTTGCTGATCAAATCATCGCCGGCCTCTTGGATTTTTCTTATGACATCGGGATCGTTGCAGACATGCCAAATGATCCAAGATTTCACGCCATAACACTGTGCGAAGATCCATTGGTCGCTTTTGTCGCTAAATCTCATCCGCTCGCGAAAACTGATACAATCACCTTAAAAGAGCTATCCGATTACCCGTTGATCATTCGTGAGCCTGGGTCTCGAACCCGCGATCACACAGAGGAAGAATTTAGGAATGCGGATCTGCACATGAACATCGTCATGGAAGTTCAAGGGCGGGAAGCTGCTCGCGAAGCTGTCGCGGCAGAAATCGGTGTTGGTATTGTGAGCGAGCCAGAGTTCGGACATGACAATCGTCTTAAAGCCCTCAAATTGACCGATTGCAAAGCCACTATGACGGAATCGCTTGTCTGCCTGAAAGAGAAAAAACCTCTAAAGCCAATAACTGCATTCTTTAATGTTCACAGCTCCTAG
- a CDS encoding DMT family transporter: MPLSIAILVLLSAGLHPLWNLLIKKDPEPEAAFLTLSLLAAFVGLLHGLITGADFFLTADQFFFIAISVTGQLLYSLSLVATLKRGDLSAYYPIIRASPVFIVGFSFFVLGKVYDWEVLVGIALVLFGAVLLLYRRGVNIFADWRIFLLAVLAMCGTGIYSLSDARLMKEIEPAVLFFWVQILVWPFLAITYRLNGYTLPQYFGVTRIIRAPMLHLKLICCLYGSYLLILMAYEQGGDVAAVTTVRQASIPLSVIIGGYFLNEGAIARRLIASFVLSVGIIIVIFTST, encoded by the coding sequence TTGCCTCTCTCTATCGCCATCCTTGTTCTTCTATCCGCTGGCTTGCATCCTTTATGGAATTTATTGATCAAAAAAGATCCAGAGCCAGAAGCCGCCTTTCTGACGCTAAGCCTTTTAGCTGCATTTGTTGGGCTTCTACATGGCTTGATTACAGGGGCTGACTTCTTTCTGACAGCGGACCAGTTTTTCTTTATCGCCATTTCAGTCACCGGGCAGTTGCTTTATAGCCTTTCACTTGTGGCAACACTCAAGCGGGGCGACCTCTCCGCCTATTACCCCATCATTCGGGCTTCACCTGTGTTTATTGTGGGCTTTAGCTTTTTCGTTTTAGGCAAAGTTTATGACTGGGAAGTCTTGGTCGGGATCGCTCTTGTTCTTTTTGGTGCGGTTCTTCTGCTATACCGGCGCGGTGTAAATATCTTCGCAGATTGGCGAATTTTTTTGCTAGCAGTTTTAGCCATGTGCGGAACGGGCATCTACTCGCTTTCCGATGCCCGCCTTATGAAGGAGATCGAACCGGCAGTTCTATTCTTCTGGGTACAAATACTCGTTTGGCCGTTTCTAGCAATTACTTACCGTTTGAACGGATACACGCTTCCTCAGTATTTTGGGGTAACCCGCATCATAAGAGCCCCAATGCTGCATCTCAAACTGATCTGTTGCCTTTATGGATCCTACTTACTCATTCTGATGGCTTATGAACAGGGTGGCGATGTCGCAGCGGTCACAACCGTGCGCCAAGCATCAATACCTCTTTCCGTCATTATTGGAGGATACTTTCTAAATGAAGGTGCAATTGCAAGGCGGCTTATTGCCTCTTTTGTCCTCAGCGTTGGGATTATTATCGTCATCTTCACCAGCACCTAA